GGAAAGTGGTGATGACGGAAGTCATTGCCAGGGAGCATGAGTTACCGGAGGCGGAGGAATCGGTAGAACTCGATACGATTCCCCAGCTTTTTTCTCGGTTTTGTCAGGAGAATCGTTTTTCGGAGGGTGTGGTGCGCCTTTTTGAGTTCTACTATCGGGGGGGGCGGGAGGGGGAGGAAACGGAGTGAGACCGATACGGCTTGCGGTACAAAAGTTTCTGGGTCTTGAAGAAGTCGAAGTGCGTTTCGATCAGGGAGACCTTTTTGTTATTGTCGGTCCCAATGGGGCTGGTAAGTCGTCCATTCTGGAGGCTCTGTTCTTTGCGCTCTATGGTCGAGGTATCAGGGTGGAACGGGGGCGTCGGGAAATCCTCCATCGGGGATTTCCCGAACACACCATGCGAGTGGAACTGGAGTTCTTGCTGGGGGATAGGTTCTTCCGGGTTATTCGGGAATTTTCCCTGAAAAGAGGAGGAACTGCAGTATTGGAAAAACGGGAAAACGAAAGCTGGAAGCCCATCTGCTCGGGGGAACAGTCTGTAAACCGGGAGGTTGAAAAGATTCTGGGATTTGATGCGAGTACCTTCCGCTCTTCGGTTTTTCTGGCTCAGGGAGAAACTCTGAGCTTCGTTGAGGCAACTCCGGCAGACCGTTTTCGAATTTTAAGCAGTCTCTTTGGTTTGGATGTTCTCGATGTGGTTAGGGAGAAAGTGAGGGAGGATTTTAACCGCTTGGAAGGAGAAATCAAGCCGCAGGAGACGCGTTTGCAAATTTTAGAGGGAAAAAATCTACTCGTACAGAAGATGCGTTTCGAAGAGGAAATACGCCAGGCTCAGGCTATTTTAGTTTCCTTGAGGGAAAAAGAAGAAGAGAGTAGAAAACGATTGCAGAACTTGGAACGTCTCCTGGTCATTTCCCGCTCCCAGAAGGAAGAGCAGGAAAAAAAGAAAAAGCTCCTTGCAGAAAAGATGGAGGCTTTTGAAAAAGCCAGGGAGGATCAGGTTATCACCGAGGCACAACGAGTGAAGTTGGAATTCTGGCAGCCATGGCAGGAAAGCTGGAACAACCTTCAAGAGATGATTGAGGAGATCAAGAAGCGAAATGCGAAATTGAGAGAGGTAAAGGTCGAAGAAAAGAACACGGCTTTTTCTCTTGAAGTCAATCGGCAGAAAAGGGAAAAGGTGGCGCGGGAACTTGGTGGCCTTCGAGAACAAGAGAAGGCTTTTACGGAGCTTTTACCTGTGGTTGAGGCAATTGAACGGCTCAAATCTGAGACATCGTTTCTCTGGCGAGAGATTCAGGATACTCGGGAAGAGATTACTGGTCTGCAAAGGGAAAGGTCTACGGTGGAAAAGGATTCCGAGCGACTTCAAGAACAAGCCATGGACCTGGAAAGACGTCTTAAAATTTTAATGCAAGAAGTTTTGAATCTCAAAGAAAAGGAAAAAATAGTCGGGCCTCTTTACGAGCAACGGTTTGGTTGCCTTAAGGATTTGGAATCACTACAGAAAGAAGGAAAGCGACTGAGCAGCGATGAAGAACGATGGAAAAAGGAAAGGGAAAAAAAAGTTGAGAATTTGAAGAAAGTACAAGAAAATCTTCGAGAATCGCAAAAGAAGTGGGAAGTTTTTGAACAGGAGTACCGGAGGAAATCTCGGGCGTTCATGGTGGAAACATTACGGAAGGAATGGGCTGAAAAGGGGGTTTGTCCGGTCTGTGGCACTGTTTCCCCCTGTCAAGGGGTTGAGGAGAGTGAACGTGTTGATTTCATAGAGTGGGAAACCCGTTACCGACGGTTGCAGGATTCAGTAACGCGCTTCAAAACCCAACTGGAAAATCTTCAGGAATCGCTCGAAATAATTTCCAGAGAAGAAGAGAATATCCAAAAGGAGTGGGGACGAATTCAATCAGAAATTGTCCAAAAAGAACGACAAAAAAACGAGATTGAGGCAACACTCAGACGAATTTTGAGGGATTTAAAATGGCAGGAAGAGAAATTCACTATGGAGATGTTTCGGAAAATAATTCAGACCAGGGAAATGGAGCTTGAACAGGTGCGATCCCAGCACCTGGAGGGAGAAAAAGCATTAGCTAGGCAAAAAGAAAAACAGAAGCATCTTAACAACCGAGAAAGTGAATTGATTTTGAAACTCCAGAAAATGGATGAGCGGTATAAAAAACTTGGGGAGGCACTGGAAGAGCAGAGAAAAACGATTTTGGCTTTCCTGCAGGCAATGCGGATAGGAAGCGAGGTCTCTGCGGCAGAGGTCCTCTTTCAAGAGGCTTTTGCTGCGATTACCGAACAACTGGGTGTACTCGAGAAAGATTTGAACGTGTTGCTTTTAGAAGAAAAAGGAGCGGAAGAAAGGCTTCGGAGTTTAAGTGAGCGGAGGGAAGAACTTGCAAAGGAGATCCTTTTTTTGGAGAGGGAACAAAAGCAGTGGGAGCAAGAAGAAAAAACGAGGGGAGATATTTTCCGGCAAGAACTCACACGCCTGGGGTGGAGTGAAGCCGATTTGCTCGAGTTTGCAAATAAAAAAAGAGGGAACTGGCAGGAACGTCTGAGCGTGATTGAGGGCTCCTTGCGGCAAGTGGAAGAAAGGATTGCTTCTTTGGAGGAGGAAGAGAAAGATTTGGTGGATGTTTTGGAGATAAAAGACCGGATTGAAAATCTTCCCGAAGAGGTGGAGAGAGAGAAAAAACGGTATAATCAATTACGTAATGAAGTTGGAGAGAGGGAAAATAACTTGGGAAGGCTTAATGTGACTTTGGAGAACGTGGAAGCAGAACTCAAAGAGTGGCAGGAGTTAATGCGGGAAATCGCAGAAAAGAAAAGAAAAAGGGAAATTCTTGAGCAGCTCCTCGAAGCGCTTGAAGCCCGGAATTTTAAAAATTATCTTCTGGCAGTGCTTTTTCAAAAGCTGGAGCAGGAAGCTTCCCAGCTTTTGTTTTTCCTTTCTGGAGAACGCTATGTGCTTCGCATGAAGAGCGAAGGTGGGAAGGCACAAATGGTCGTGGTAGATCGACGTTTTGGGCAGGAGGAACGTGTTCTCCATGAATGCTCTGGTGGGGAAAAGACTTTGATTGCGCTGGCTCTGGCCTTGGCCATTTCTCGGTTGTGGCTCAAGGAACGAGGACAAAGGAGAATTTTGGATTGCCTCTTCATTGACGAGGGCTTCTCACCACTGGATCGAGAACACCTTGAGCTGGTGGCTGATGCGATACTGCGCTTGGGAAAAGATGGGAAAATGGTGGGAATTGTAACCCATGACCAGCTTTTCGCTGAATATTTTCCACTTCATTTGGTGGTGAGGGAGGGCAAAGCTTCTTGGAAGAAGAACCTCGAGGCCTTGTCGATGTCTTAGAGTTTTTTCGCCATGCCCACTTTCAGATAGATCACTGGAGCGGTGGTGAAGATTTGTTTGCCCATGTTTCGCTTCTTGAGAGCCATTGGCAACCTGTTGCAGAGTTTGGAGAGGTTGAAGATTGGAAGGAAAGGCAAAGTGTTTTATGCGATGATATTGAAAAGGCTTTTTTTGTGGATGGGCGAATGCGGATCTATGCCCGGATTCTTTTTGGGGAACACGTCCTTCTCCTTGGAGAGCTCTTGGCGGGATATGCGATCTGGGATAAGCGTCGGGGTGTGTCCATGGGATTTTCTCCCCAAAAACCCCCTTCTATGGAGCGGGTTCTGGGGGTTCCTGAGGGAATATTTCAGAAAAAAGAGATTCGGGGTGGAGTTTTAAAGCTTGCTGAAGGTTTTGTGTTCAAAATAGAGGAATCAGCGCGTATTTCCCGGAGTCCACAGGATGTCGAAGCTTCTCAGCAAGCCCTTTTTAATGTTCTTTCTCGTTTAGAAGAACAGGTAACGCAGGAGCTTTTCCATCAGGGGATACCGGTAATCAAGGACGGGGTTTTACATCCCAATGAACGCCTTATCTTTCAACCAGGCATAGGTCCGGTGGGTCTCGTTAAGCGGATTGAACAGCTTCCCCTTTCTGCAGAAAGAAGGGAAGCACTTTTCCACCTAGATCGGGGACAAAGGACTCCTTTTTTGAGTTTCCTTCTTGAGGAAAACTTCCTCAAAGTATTTTCGTACCTTCGGCTCACCGAGAAAGACGAACGTTTTCCCTGGAAAGGTCTGGTGCGCCTGGAGGTGTTGCTGCAGAAAGAAGCTTGGCCAGCGATGAAGCAGGAGCTGACGTGCTTCTTTGATCGCCTAGCCGGACTCTTGCCTCGTTTGACGGCTGACTTTCCTTGGCGGAGGCTTCCAGAAAACATCTTTCCCATCATTGCCCTGGAGGATGTACTGGGGCAATTCTTTGCTTCGCCTTCTTGGATTCAATATCTCTGGGTAAAGAGCGTATGGAGGTAGGCCATGGTGGAGATGATGCTCGGTACAGTAACCGGTCTTAAAGAGGTGACCCCATATCGTTTCTGGGTGCGCATGAATTCTTCAGTGGATAGAGTTCTCTCTTTGGATGAAATTGTGAAGATCGAGTACTCCTGGGGGAGAGATGCTTTTCTGGCCTATGGAGTGATTACCGAAATTGTTGCTTCCTGGGATGGAACGATTTCGAGTGGCTACCAGGAAGAAGCCTGTTTTGAAGGTATTTATCAAGGAGTGCCGCTGTACCTTGGACAGGTTGTGGTCACCCGAGTTTTAAAGCGTGAAGAGGATGACTGGGTTACCGTGGCTCCTTCTCTTCCACCACCAGTGGGAGAGCGAGTGATGCGCGTTACCTCAGAAGAAGTCGACGTTGCCCTTGGATTTGATCAACTTAAGAGG
The Atribacterota bacterium DNA segment above includes these coding regions:
- a CDS encoding SMC family ATPase, coding for MRPIRLAVQKFLGLEEVEVRFDQGDLFVIVGPNGAGKSSILEALFFALYGRGIRVERGRREILHRGFPEHTMRVELEFLLGDRFFRVIREFSLKRGGTAVLEKRENESWKPICSGEQSVNREVEKILGFDASTFRSSVFLAQGETLSFVEATPADRFRILSSLFGLDVLDVVREKVREDFNRLEGEIKPQETRLQILEGKNLLVQKMRFEEEIRQAQAILVSLREKEEESRKRLQNLERLLVISRSQKEEQEKKKKLLAEKMEAFEKAREDQVITEAQRVKLEFWQPWQESWNNLQEMIEEIKKRNAKLREVKVEEKNTAFSLEVNRQKREKVARELGGLREQEKAFTELLPVVEAIERLKSETSFLWREIQDTREEITGLQRERSTVEKDSERLQEQAMDLERRLKILMQEVLNLKEKEKIVGPLYEQRFGCLKDLESLQKEGKRLSSDEERWKKEREKKVENLKKVQENLRESQKKWEVFEQEYRRKSRAFMVETLRKEWAEKGVCPVCGTVSPCQGVEESERVDFIEWETRYRRLQDSVTRFKTQLENLQESLEIISREEENIQKEWGRIQSEIVQKERQKNEIEATLRRILRDLKWQEEKFTMEMFRKIIQTREMELEQVRSQHLEGEKALARQKEKQKHLNNRESELILKLQKMDERYKKLGEALEEQRKTILAFLQAMRIGSEVSAAEVLFQEAFAAITEQLGVLEKDLNVLLLEEKGAEERLRSLSERREELAKEILFLEREQKQWEQEEKTRGDIFRQELTRLGWSEADLLEFANKKRGNWQERLSVIEGSLRQVEERIASLEEEEKDLVDVLEIKDRIENLPEEVEREKKRYNQLRNEVGERENNLGRLNVTLENVEAELKEWQELMREIAEKKRKREILEQLLEALEARNFKNYLLAVLFQKLEQEASQLLFFLSGERYVLRMKSEGGKAQMVVVDRRFGQEERVLHECSGGEKTLIALALALAISRLWLKERGQRRILDCLFIDEGFSPLDREHLELVADAILRLGKDGKMVGIVTHDQLFAEYFPLHLVVREGKASWKKNLEALSMS